In Prochlorococcus marinus CUG1415, the sequence TGTTTTAATGAATCCAACATTTAAATCACCTCCGGAGCAAGAGAAACAATTTTAGTGTAATTTTTATCCCGCAGTTCTCTGGCTACAGGACCAAAAACTCTAGTACCTTTTGGATTCTTATCCTCATTAATCAAAACGGCAGCATTATCATCAAATCTGATTGAATTGCCAGTATTTCTTCTTAATGTTGCTTTTGTTCTAACGATTACGGCTTTCACAATCTCAGATTTCTTAACTCCCATATTCGGAAGAGCATCTTTAACAGTTGCTACAATTACATCCCCAACATGTGCGTATCTTCTATTAGAACCTAAAACCCTAATACATTGTAGTCTTTTCGCCCCGCTATTATCAGCGACTGTTAAATAAGTTTCTTGTTGAATCATTGCTTAACCTCCTTAGCCTGTCTGGTTTTATTAAGAATCTCTTCTATTGCCCATCTTTTATGAGCGCTAAGCGGTCTAGTTTCTCTAATTTTAACTCGATCACCTAAAGCACATGTATTTTCCGGGTCATGAGCCTTGTATCTTGTAGTTCTACTTACAATTTTTTTATAAGTGGGATGTGGATATCTGTTAATAACAGCAACAACAACTGTTTTGTCCATTTTGTCGCTGACAACAGTGCCAATTCTTTCTTTAAGTGCCATAACTAATAATTAATCAGAAGTAGTTTTAGAAGCAGATTGACTCTTACTGAGAGTTAGTAATTGCGCAACTTGTTTCTTGATAATTTTGAATTTATGAGTTTCATTGAGCTGTCTCGTAGCTTGCTTGAATCTCAAATCAAAAAGATCTTTTCGTAATTGGTCAATCTTTTCAGTAATTTGATCAGAATTTAATTTTTTAAATTCTTTAAGAGACTCTGAATTTTTCATTGTT encodes:
- the rpsQ gene encoding 30S ribosomal protein S17, giving the protein MALKERIGTVVSDKMDKTVVVAVINRYPHPTYKKIVSRTTRYKAHDPENTCALGDRVKIRETRPLSAHKRWAIEEILNKTRQAKEVKQ
- the rplN gene encoding 50S ribosomal protein L14, whose protein sequence is MIQQETYLTVADNSGAKRLQCIRVLGSNRRYAHVGDVIVATVKDALPNMGVKKSEIVKAVIVRTKATLRRNTGNSIRFDDNAAVLINEDKNPKGTRVFGPVARELRDKNYTKIVSLAPEVI
- the rpmC gene encoding 50S ribosomal protein L29 produces the protein MKNSESLKEFKKLNSDQITEKIDQLRKDLFDLRFKQATRQLNETHKFKIIKKQVAQLLTLSKSQSASKTTSD